The Breoghania sp. L-A4 sequence AGATAGCCGGCGTTGGCGCCGACGGGCAAACGTTCAGCCATGCCGCCCTCCCCGAATCCCGCACCCGATTCCGCCGCCCGCGGCGCAAAAACGCTGCCAGGCTTCGCGCCGTGGCGGCGCGAATCACAAGAATTCGGGATATGCTGGACAGTATAACCAACAACAGCGGCGCGCTCTGGCGCACCAGCGATACTCACGTCAACAGTCATCTCTGACCCCCAATTGACAAGGTTCAAGGCCCCGCCATCAAAGGTGGAATGCCGCGTTCGACTGAACAGCGATCGCTTTCATGAAACGCAAAACGCCCGTGGCTGTCAACAAAAACATGAATATCAAACTCAATTTAGAATGAATAAAAACTAGGAAGTGGAACGTGATCAAAGACAATGATACCGGACACCATCAACAAAGACCGTTATTTTCTTGAGGACGCTTCAAATGAGAAGAATAAAGTGAATTTCGAAGCGGATAGGACCGCAACGAGAGAATAGAATTCATGCAAAGTTGAAAGACTCGAAATATTATCCAACTTGCCAGATACTGCGAAGCCGATAGCATGCGCACCGACATCCAGAATGCGCACCCCAGCCAGATTGCGATCCGAAGAATGCTCAAACAGCTCAAGAAGTTTCTCAAGGACATCACCGTGGGCGGCGACACCGCGCATACATTCGCCGACGACGACCATCGGCTGTGCGCCGCCACCCTGCTGATCCACATCGTCTCCGTCGACGGCATCGTCGACGATTCCGAGCGCACGCGGCTGCGCACCATTCTCAAGGAGCACTACCAGCTCGACGAGAACGAGACCTCGGAACTGATCGATGAAGCGCGCAAGCGCGACAAGGAGGCGGTTGATCTTTACGGCTTCACCAGCGTCCTGAAACGCCGGCTGGACATCGACGAGCGGCGCAAGATCGTCGAGATGATGTGGGAAATCGTCTATGCCGACGGCCAGGTGCACGAATTCGAGGACAACACCGTTTGGCGTGTGACCGAGCTGCTGGGCATCCCCGCGAGCGACCGGCTTGCCCTGCGCCGCCGCGTCGCCAACCGCACCGAGAGCTAGACCACCGGCGCCACTGCCGAAGAACGGGGCGAAAGCGCGCGCGCGGAGCACCTGACCGCAATCCATGCGCAACCACCCGGGGTTGAGATGACCGGCCGAAGCAGTCTATGATTCCGCTCTGCACAAACGCACGCCGGGCATCGCGACCGGCATCACGCCTGGCAACCGGACACCACCGTCGCTCATGACACCGCATCAGTCTCATCCGTCGCCCGCCGCCCGCGATACCGACCGGCAGAAAGTCCTGATTGTCCTGCATCAGGAAACCTCGACGCCCGGCCGCGTCGGACAGGCGCTGGTGCGCCGCGGTTTTGACCTCGACATCCGCCGGCCGCGGTTCGGCGATCGTCTGCCGGACACCATGGCCGGACACGCCGGCGCCGTGGTCTTCGGCGGGCCGCAGAGCGCCAATGACACCGACGCCTACCTCAGGCGCGAGACGGATTGGTTCGACGTGCCGCTGCGCGAGGCCGCGCCGTGCTTGGGGATCTGCCTGGGCGCGCAGATGCTGGCGCGCAATCTGGGCGCCGCCGTCGCCCCGCATCACGGCAACGAGGTGGAGGTCGGCTACTATCCGATCGAGCCCACCGAGGCCGGACGCCGCTTCATGCCATGGCCCGAAAAGGTCTACCAGTGGCACCGCGAGGGCTTTGATCTGCCCTCGGGCGCGGAGTTGCTCGCCAGGGGCGGCACCTATCCCAACCAGGCCTTCCGCGTCGGCCCCGCCGCCTTCGGCATCCAGTTCCACCCAGAACTGACGCTGGCCATGATGTACCGCTGGACCACCAAGGGCGCGCCGCGCATGTCGCTGCCCGGCGCGCAGCAGCGGCGCGATCACTTCGCCGGCCGCTCGATCTTCGACGCGGCGGTGAAAACCTGGCTCAACGATTTTCTCGACCGCTGGATCGGCACGGCGGAGGCCCCGGCCAGCGCCGCGACCATCGCCGCCGAATAGCACCGGCCGGCGTCCCCGGTCCGCGGCCACTCTCCGCAATCACCGTTTCCACCAGGGCAGGAAAGCGGCGCGCCTTCGCTTCGGTGCAGCCGTCCGCCCGCCTCATGCATCGACGCGGCGCATCAGTCCGTGCCGAAACGGAACACAATCCTTTCGCCCCGCCGCATAGGCCTGACGCGCGCGCTGCATCCGGCTTCCAGATCTGGTGCCACATGACAATCACGCACCAGATGCGGTGAGAACAGACAGGAAACATCGTCCCATCCGCGATTCGTGCACCCGCTGTTCCCGGTTTCGTCGGTTCGTTAGCGCGGGCTTGTGAAAACAGCTGAGCGCATTAACTGAATCTTTCACCTTGACAGGAATCCCTAGCATTTGGCCGGCATCGGGAAAACTCCGGTAAGATTCTGACAGGATTCAGCATTTTGTGCGAACCCTGCCCGGTTCAACCAGATTTCGTAGGGAACAAAGACGGAATCATCCGAAGTCGTCGATTCGGTCTTTCTTTGTTCGAGAGTCGTTCTATTTCCGCGTCAAACACCTGCGCCTGGACCTCCTTGAGGCTAATGAAAAGACTGCGGACAAGCCCGCCGCGACTGTGCTAGAAGCGGCGCCAAGATCCAACTTGGCTGCGGCATCCCCCTTGCGACGTCGCGCCGGCGGCATCAGGCCGGCATCCTCAAACCGGCAAGACAGACGTAATTCAAGCCCCATGCTGCGTAATCCATCAATGCCCCTTCCTCCGGCTGCGCGGGCCCGTTCTGTAACCGCGGTTCTGGGGCCGACCAACACCGGCAAGACCCATCTGGCGATCGAGCGCATGCTCGGCCACGAGACCGGGATCATCGGATTGCCGCTGCGCCTTCTGGCGCGCGAGGTCTACGGCCGCGTGGTCGAGCGCGTCGGCGCCGACGCGGTGGCGCTGATCACCGGCGAGGAAAAGATCCTGCCGCGCAACCCGCGCTACTGGGTCTCCACCGTCGAGGCGATGCCGCTGGACATCGAGGTCGACTTCGTCGCCATCGACGAGGTGCAGGTGGCCGGCAACTTCGACCGCGGCCACATTTTCACCGACCGCATCCTCACCCTGCGCGGCACTCACGAGACGCTGCTGCTGGGCGCCGCCACCATGCGGCCGATCCTCGAGCAGTTGCTGCCGGGGCTGAACGTGATCACCCGGCCGCGCATGTCGGTGCTGAGCTACGCCGGCTCCAAGAAGATCACCCGGGTGCCCAACCGCTCCGTGGTCGTCGCCTTTTCCGCCGACGAGGTCTATGCGATTGCCGAGCTGGTGCGCCGCCAGCGCGGCGGC is a genomic window containing:
- a CDS encoding glutamine amidotransferase; the encoded protein is MTPHQSHPSPAARDTDRQKVLIVLHQETSTPGRVGQALVRRGFDLDIRRPRFGDRLPDTMAGHAGAVVFGGPQSANDTDAYLRRETDWFDVPLREAAPCLGICLGAQMLARNLGAAVAPHHGNEVEVGYYPIEPTEAGRRFMPWPEKVYQWHREGFDLPSGAELLARGGTYPNQAFRVGPAAFGIQFHPELTLAMMYRWTTKGAPRMSLPGAQQRRDHFAGRSIFDAAVKTWLNDFLDRWIGTAEAPASAATIAAE
- a CDS encoding TerB family tellurite resistance protein, yielding MRTDIQNAHPSQIAIRRMLKQLKKFLKDITVGGDTAHTFADDDHRLCAATLLIHIVSVDGIVDDSERTRLRTILKEHYQLDENETSELIDEARKRDKEAVDLYGFTSVLKRRLDIDERRKIVEMMWEIVYADGQVHEFEDNTVWRVTELLGIPASDRLALRRRVANRTES